A single Arachnia propionica DNA region contains:
- a CDS encoding ATP-binding protein — protein sequence MASVGSRRKRAKLNWSGQSSGAGEELVRPEALQLTRKYLRETGNETARGLASSSDAELLQRLGAFGDDGLLTNAARLLFAGNGHSVIEYRFRGGHKELRPDGELSALEQLTLVLEAVRDNNPEVQMPDRVEERTVPALSELAAREAVVNGVVHRDWVATHATEVEQEHRFGALRVRSPGGFVRGFGEYNIFSRSPFPRNPELMKLLEPLGLVENRGAGVGRMVTELIGNGQPAPTFREVEDSSVEVLLGGRPPDPAWRFWITELGWPRELEDHRLLLLLRRVADHRWIDVRTAARITHTPELLAGPLLKRLRTIEVSGGPLLVPVTGVPPESPEVWTLSQPVREGMTELYDRLKLAMPGRDRQTVARSYVQSRGRLSTTELGSILGISAAGAIPLIQKLERTGVVQPAWAHRKGRGFHYVLKDPVSGGG from the coding sequence ATGGCCTCGGTGGGATCTCGTAGGAAACGCGCGAAACTGAACTGGTCCGGGCAGTCATCCGGCGCCGGTGAGGAGTTGGTGCGTCCCGAGGCCTTGCAGCTGACCAGGAAATACCTCAGGGAAACCGGCAACGAGACGGCCCGCGGGCTCGCGTCGTCCTCCGATGCCGAACTTCTGCAGCGCCTGGGCGCGTTCGGCGACGACGGGCTGCTCACCAACGCGGCTCGGTTGTTGTTCGCAGGAAACGGCCATTCGGTCATCGAGTACCGGTTCCGGGGAGGACACAAGGAGCTGCGGCCGGACGGGGAACTCTCGGCGCTGGAGCAGCTGACCTTGGTGCTCGAAGCCGTCCGCGACAACAACCCCGAGGTTCAGATGCCCGACCGGGTGGAGGAGAGAACCGTCCCGGCTCTGAGTGAGCTGGCGGCCCGGGAAGCCGTCGTCAACGGGGTGGTGCACCGCGACTGGGTGGCCACGCACGCCACCGAGGTGGAGCAGGAACACCGCTTCGGCGCGCTGAGGGTGCGCAGCCCCGGGGGTTTCGTCAGAGGGTTCGGGGAGTACAACATCTTTTCCCGGTCGCCTTTTCCCCGGAACCCGGAGCTGATGAAACTCCTGGAACCCTTGGGGCTGGTGGAGAACCGGGGTGCGGGGGTCGGCAGGATGGTCACCGAGCTGATCGGCAACGGCCAGCCCGCCCCCACCTTCCGCGAGGTCGAGGACAGCAGCGTCGAGGTGCTCCTGGGCGGCCGCCCACCCGATCCGGCCTGGCGGTTCTGGATCACCGAGCTCGGGTGGCCCCGGGAACTGGAGGACCACCGGTTGTTGTTGCTGCTGCGGCGGGTGGCGGATCACCGCTGGATCGATGTCAGGACCGCAGCCAGGATCACCCACACCCCGGAGCTCCTGGCCGGCCCCCTGCTGAAGAGGCTGAGAACCATCGAGGTTTCCGGGGGGCCGCTGCTCGTCCCGGTCACCGGTGTTCCTCCCGAGAGCCCCGAGGTGTGGACTCTGTCCCAGCCCGTCCGGGAAGGGATGACGGAGTTGTACGACCGGCTGAAGCTCGCCATGCCGGGACGCGACCGGCAGACCGTGGCGCGCAGCTACGTGCAGTCGCGGGGCAGGTTGTCCACCACGGAACTGGGATCGATTCTCGGGATATCAGCGGCGGGGGCGATCCCGCTGATCCAGAAACTGGAACGAACCGGGGTGGTGCAGCCTGCCTGGGCCCACCGGAAGGGCCGCGGATTCCACTACGTTTTGAAAGATCCGGTTTCCGGCGGAGGATGA
- the dhaK gene encoding dihydroxyacetone kinase subunit DhaK — MKKLINSPDDVIAEALRGIDAADENVRVDHENRVIFRAEPTRAGKVAVISGGGSGHEPLHGGFVGVGMLDAACAGQVFTSPTPDQMLAATVGTDAGAGVLHVVKNYTGDVMNFEMAAELAVEQGVRVETVVVADDVAVEDSLYTAGRRGVGLTVLLEKIVGAAAEEGRDLDAVVAVANKVNENGRSMGMALTSCTVPAAGKPTFDLPEDQMEIGIGIHGEPGRHREPLTGAKDIARQLVEPILADHDFAGSETIVMINGMGGTPLIELYLMYGEVKALLDAAGVRVARNLVGNYITSLDMAGCSVTVLKADDELLALWDAPVRTAGLRWGL, encoded by the coding sequence ATGAAGAAACTGATCAACTCGCCCGACGACGTGATAGCCGAGGCCCTCAGGGGCATCGACGCCGCCGACGAGAACGTCCGGGTCGATCACGAGAACCGCGTGATCTTCCGCGCCGAACCCACCCGCGCCGGAAAGGTCGCGGTGATCTCGGGGGGCGGTTCCGGCCACGAACCGCTGCACGGCGGTTTCGTCGGGGTCGGAATGCTGGATGCGGCCTGCGCGGGTCAGGTGTTCACCTCCCCCACCCCCGACCAGATGCTGGCAGCCACCGTCGGCACGGACGCGGGCGCGGGGGTGCTGCACGTCGTGAAGAACTACACCGGCGACGTCATGAACTTCGAGATGGCCGCGGAACTGGCCGTCGAGCAGGGGGTGCGCGTCGAGACGGTGGTGGTGGCCGACGATGTCGCGGTGGAGGATTCGCTCTACACCGCGGGCCGCCGCGGGGTCGGGTTGACGGTGCTGCTGGAGAAGATCGTCGGAGCCGCGGCCGAGGAAGGCCGTGATCTGGACGCGGTGGTCGCGGTGGCGAACAAAGTCAACGAGAACGGCCGTTCCATGGGCATGGCGCTGACCTCCTGCACCGTCCCCGCCGCGGGAAAACCCACCTTCGACCTGCCCGAGGACCAGATGGAGATCGGCATCGGCATCCACGGCGAACCGGGCAGACACCGCGAGCCGCTGACCGGCGCTAAGGACATCGCCCGCCAGCTGGTGGAGCCGATCCTCGCGGACCACGACTTCGCCGGCTCGGAGACCATCGTCATGATCAACGGCATGGGCGGCACCCCACTCATCGAGCTGTACCTGATGTACGGGGAGGTCAAGGCCCTCCTCGACGCCGCCGGGGTCCGGGTGGCTCGCAACCTGGTGGGCAACTACATCACCAGCCTGGACATGGCGGGATGCTCCGTCACCGTCCTGAAGGCCGACGACGAGCTGCTGGCCCTGTGGGACGCGCCCGTCAGGACGGCGGGGCTGCGGTGGGGACTGTGA
- a CDS encoding EXLDI protein, which produces MPRRTIYVSDNDQELFEQATQEAGGLSPAIAIALREYMARAKLRHEGMDTIDLTIDDHGVSHTVRFTGRKLFRLAEKVDNGVRVRFVYITKQGRYAVHEKITADPEDWEGQGERLWRDPVTWTRSFWLRSDRTLDIFDTLDQLREKDPELADRIAVAQEVPAFRELDI; this is translated from the coding sequence ATGCCTAGAAGGACCATCTACGTCTCGGATAACGATCAAGAACTCTTCGAACAAGCCACCCAGGAGGCCGGGGGTCTGTCCCCCGCCATCGCGATCGCGCTGAGAGAGTACATGGCCAGGGCGAAACTGCGCCACGAGGGGATGGACACCATCGATCTGACCATCGATGACCACGGCGTCAGCCACACGGTTCGTTTCACCGGCCGGAAACTGTTCCGCCTCGCGGAGAAGGTGGACAACGGGGTCCGTGTCCGGTTCGTCTACATCACCAAGCAGGGCCGGTATGCCGTCCACGAGAAGATCACGGCCGACCCGGAGGACTGGGAGGGGCAGGGAGAACGCCTGTGGCGTGATCCCGTCACCTGGACCCGCAGTTTCTGGCTGCGCAGCGACCGGACCCTCGACATTTTCGACACGCTCGACCAGTTGCGCGAGAAGGACCCGGAGTTGGCCGACCGGATCGCAGTGGCCCAGGAGGTCCCGGCGTTCAGGGAACTCGACATCTAG
- a CDS encoding WD40 repeat domain-containing protein, which produces MRRFPRKIVAATTLGVLTLARLRHARRRGLVRAITTFTTPDGKPWVVTLGRGRFVSVWDAGSGRRLRRLPVSDGPVHVAAFASSTGTPRLAVLAGNRSIQLWDPETGDRVGELRVSETAPGSRLATWRTPSGRPRVAVICGDGGIRVLDPEAGEGNEVPLIGHEGAATDLATWRTPDGQLRLASSGNGVTLLWDLETGREVGRLEGPRKRLSSVTAHTAPERTLLVVIDKDGGYTLWDPDVEQQVASHRLPVGLEPGLAVPLPRLRIATGHRDGTVRVTDPATGDQLHETRFRRPVRAIAALPDGVLVGLDNGWRTVRLAEDSAT; this is translated from the coding sequence ATGCGTCGGTTTCCGAGGAAGATCGTCGCCGCCACCACCCTGGGGGTGCTCACCCTGGCCCGGCTCAGGCACGCGCGAAGGCGTGGTCTGGTCAGGGCCATCACGACGTTCACCACGCCGGACGGGAAACCATGGGTGGTCACGCTCGGGCGCGGTCGTTTCGTCTCCGTCTGGGATGCCGGTTCGGGACGCCGGTTGCGCAGGTTGCCGGTCAGCGACGGCCCCGTTCACGTGGCCGCCTTCGCATCGAGCACCGGCACTCCCCGGCTGGCGGTGCTAGCGGGCAACCGGAGCATCCAGCTCTGGGATCCGGAGACGGGAGACCGGGTCGGTGAGTTGCGGGTCAGTGAAACGGCCCCGGGTTCCCGGTTGGCGACGTGGCGCACCCCGTCGGGCCGGCCGCGGGTCGCGGTCATCTGCGGCGACGGCGGAATCCGCGTCCTCGATCCAGAGGCCGGGGAAGGAAACGAGGTTCCGCTGATCGGCCACGAGGGCGCGGCCACCGATCTCGCGACCTGGCGCACCCCCGACGGCCAGCTGCGGCTGGCATCCAGCGGAAACGGTGTCACCCTGCTGTGGGACCTGGAGACCGGGCGCGAGGTGGGGCGGCTGGAGGGTCCCCGCAAACGGTTGAGCAGCGTCACCGCCCACACGGCCCCGGAACGAACCCTGCTGGTGGTGATCGACAAGGACGGCGGTTACACGCTCTGGGACCCGGATGTCGAACAGCAGGTCGCATCCCACCGGCTTCCGGTGGGTCTCGAACCGGGGCTGGCGGTGCCGCTCCCCCGCCTGCGCATCGCCACGGGGCATCGCGACGGCACGGTCCGGGTGACGGATCCCGCGACGGGGGATCAGCTCCACGAGACCCGTTTCAGGAGACCGGTGCGGGCCATCGCAGCTCTTCCCGACGGGGTGCTGGTCGGCCTGGACAACGGCTGGAGGACGGTACGGCTCGCCGAGGACAGCGCGACCTGA
- a CDS encoding DUF488 domain-containing protein translates to MTTWRIKRIYEEPSDADGYRVLVDRLWPRGISKKAAHLDEWCKDVAPSTEARRDFGHDPARFGEFKARYRAELAASGAAGALAERLAGRPVVTLLYAAHDPNINQAVVLQEVLSDPQVTS, encoded by the coding sequence ATGACGACCTGGCGCATCAAACGCATCTACGAGGAACCCTCCGATGCGGACGGCTACCGTGTCCTTGTCGACCGGCTCTGGCCGCGCGGGATATCGAAGAAGGCCGCGCACCTGGACGAGTGGTGCAAGGACGTGGCGCCGAGCACAGAAGCGCGGCGCGACTTCGGACACGACCCGGCCCGGTTCGGGGAGTTCAAGGCCCGCTACCGCGCCGAACTGGCGGCCTCCGGCGCGGCCGGGGCCTTGGCGGAAAGACTCGCCGGGCGACCGGTGGTGACGCTGCTGTACGCGGCCCACGACCCGAACATCAACCAGGCGGTGGTGCTGCAGGAGGTCCTGAGTGACCCTCAGGTCACCTCGTGA
- the purB gene encoding adenylosuccinate lyase has translation MSVPNVLATRYASAQMRAIWAPEAKVVAERRLWLAVLRAQRDLGVDFGGSDPDEVIATYEAVTGEVDLESIAARERVTRHDVKARIEEFNALAGHEHVHKGMTSRDLTENIEQYQVLSSLRVIRDRVVAALAQLARLAVAWAEQPLTGRSHNVAAQITTLGKRFATAADELLVAYRRVEELIARYPARGIKGPVGTAQDMLDLLGGDADRLAELERRVTSELGFEAVLTSTGQVYPRSLDYDVVTALAQTSAAPSNVATTIRLMAGLELVTEGFKEGQVGSSAMPHKMNTRSCERVNGLSVILRGHVSMIGELAGDQWNEGDVSCSVVRRVALPDAFFALDGLFETFLTVLADFGAFPEVIAAELDRYLPFLTTTKVLMAAVRRGVGREEAHEAIKEHAVAVALEMRHGMRTNDLLDRLAADPRLRLTRDELGALVTDPLDLAGTAGAQVARIAEEVAEITATHPEAAAYRPGAVL, from the coding sequence ATGAGCGTTCCCAATGTGCTGGCCACCCGTTACGCCTCCGCGCAGATGCGCGCCATCTGGGCGCCCGAGGCAAAAGTGGTCGCCGAGCGACGGCTCTGGCTGGCGGTGTTGCGCGCCCAACGTGACCTGGGTGTCGACTTCGGGGGTTCCGACCCCGACGAGGTGATCGCCACCTACGAGGCGGTCACAGGCGAGGTGGACCTCGAATCCATCGCGGCACGGGAACGCGTCACCCGCCACGACGTCAAGGCCCGGATCGAGGAGTTCAACGCCCTCGCCGGCCACGAACACGTCCACAAGGGCATGACCTCGCGCGACCTCACCGAGAACATCGAGCAGTACCAGGTCCTGTCCTCGCTGCGCGTGATCCGCGACCGCGTCGTCGCCGCCCTGGCGCAACTGGCCCGGCTGGCCGTCGCATGGGCCGAGCAGCCGCTGACCGGTCGTTCCCACAACGTCGCGGCCCAGATCACCACCCTGGGCAAGCGGTTCGCCACCGCCGCCGACGAGCTGCTGGTGGCGTACCGGAGGGTGGAGGAGCTCATCGCCCGCTATCCGGCGCGCGGGATCAAGGGGCCGGTCGGAACCGCCCAGGACATGCTCGACCTTCTCGGCGGCGACGCCGACAGGCTGGCCGAGCTGGAACGCCGGGTCACCTCCGAGCTGGGTTTCGAGGCCGTTCTCACCTCCACGGGACAGGTGTATCCGCGTAGCCTCGACTACGACGTCGTCACCGCCCTGGCGCAAACCTCCGCGGCCCCGTCGAACGTGGCCACCACCATCCGCTTGATGGCGGGTCTCGAACTGGTCACGGAGGGGTTCAAGGAGGGGCAGGTCGGCAGCTCCGCCATGCCCCACAAGATGAACACCCGCTCCTGCGAGCGCGTCAACGGGCTGTCGGTGATCCTGCGCGGCCACGTCTCCATGATCGGTGAGCTGGCCGGGGACCAGTGGAACGAGGGCGACGTCTCCTGCTCGGTGGTGCGGCGGGTGGCGCTGCCCGACGCGTTCTTCGCGCTCGACGGGCTGTTTGAGACTTTCCTCACCGTGCTCGCCGACTTTGGGGCCTTCCCCGAGGTGATCGCCGCCGAGCTGGATCGCTACCTGCCCTTCCTGACCACCACGAAGGTACTGATGGCGGCGGTGCGCAGGGGAGTGGGTCGCGAGGAAGCCCACGAGGCCATCAAGGAACACGCGGTCGCCGTCGCGCTGGAGATGCGCCACGGCATGAGGACCAACGATCTCCTCGACCGCCTCGCCGCCGACCCCCGCCTCAGGTTGACCCGCGACGAACTGGGTGCGCTGGTCACCGACCCCCTCGACCTGGCAGGCACCGCCGGGGCGCAGGTGGCGCGGATCGCGGAGGAGGTCGCGGAAATCACGGCGACCCACCCGGAGGCGGCCGCCTACCGCCCGGGAGCCGTGCTGTAG
- the dhaL gene encoding dihydroxyacetone kinase subunit DhaL: protein MLTHEQCMAWLRAFAALINDNTDFLTDLDAAIGDADHGTNMARGATAALGKLDPAAPLGSMFKSVGMALVSTVGGSAGPLYGTFFMKFGAKLGDVEDVSLTTFAAALKAGRDGVVARGKAAVGEKTMIDAMTPAVEAFDSHVGDGPLAAAEAALAAARQGRDATIPLVAKKGRASYLGERSAGHQDPGATSTAYLFEALVAAVKEG, encoded by the coding sequence ATGCTCACCCACGAGCAGTGCATGGCCTGGCTGCGCGCCTTCGCTGCCCTGATCAACGACAACACGGATTTCCTCACCGACCTCGACGCGGCCATCGGCGACGCCGATCACGGCACCAACATGGCGCGCGGCGCGACGGCGGCCCTGGGCAAACTCGACCCCGCCGCCCCCCTGGGGTCGATGTTCAAGTCCGTCGGCATGGCCCTGGTCAGCACCGTCGGAGGGTCCGCCGGGCCGCTGTACGGCACCTTCTTCATGAAGTTCGGGGCGAAGCTGGGTGACGTGGAGGACGTGTCCCTGACCACCTTCGCGGCCGCCCTGAAGGCCGGACGGGACGGGGTGGTCGCGCGCGGCAAGGCGGCCGTCGGCGAGAAAACCATGATCGACGCCATGACCCCCGCGGTCGAGGCCTTCGACTCGCACGTCGGTGACGGCCCGCTGGCGGCCGCCGAGGCCGCCCTGGCGGCAGCGCGACAGGGCCGGGATGCCACCATCCCGCTGGTGGCGAAGAAGGGGCGCGCTTCCTACCTGGGGGAGCGCTCCGCCGGGCACCAGGACCCGGGCGCCACATCCACCGCCTACCTGTTCGAAGCCCTCGTGGCCGCCGTCAAGGAGGGCTGA
- a CDS encoding YdeI/OmpD-associated family protein: MNTIPIVPPPLDAALDGDGKLLAAWKRLPPSHQREWIRSIEDAKRPETKQRRVTQLREKLLGS, translated from the coding sequence GTGAACACCATCCCCATCGTCCCGCCCCCGCTGGATGCGGCCCTCGACGGCGACGGGAAGCTGTTGGCCGCTTGGAAACGGCTTCCTCCCAGTCATCAACGGGAATGGATCAGGAGCATCGAGGACGCGAAACGTCCCGAGACCAAACAGCGCCGCGTGACCCAGCTGAGGGAGAAACTCCTGGGAAGCTGA
- a CDS encoding adenylosuccinate synthase translates to MPGVVVVGAQWGDEGKGKATDQLGDRVDLCVRYSGGNNAGHTLVVGGETFVMHLLPSGILNPGTTTVIGNGVVVDLDVFAEELQTLVSRGVEVPHPLISANAHIITEYHKVLDKVTERFLGKRRIGTTGRGVGPAYSDKVNRMGVRIQDIFDESILRQKVEAALDQKNQLLVKVYNRRPIEADAIVEALLAHAENIRPHVIDSGRFINDALDRGEVVLFEGAQAHHLDVDHGTYPYVTSSNPIAAGACTGAGVGPTRIDRTIGIAKAYTTRVGEGPFPTELHDEDGDRLRRDGGEFGATTGRPRRCGWFDALVVEQAVKINGFTDVFLTKLDVLSGWERIPVCVAYDVDGTRHDVMPVTQSDFHHATPVYEELPGWSEDISACRDFGELPANCRAYVKRLEELIGCRISGIGVGPGREQTIIVNDLL, encoded by the coding sequence ATGCCTGGTGTTGTCGTGGTCGGAGCCCAGTGGGGCGACGAGGGCAAGGGCAAAGCAACCGATCAACTGGGGGACCGCGTCGACCTGTGTGTGCGTTACTCGGGAGGCAACAACGCGGGTCACACCCTCGTGGTCGGGGGTGAGACCTTCGTCATGCACCTGTTGCCATCCGGGATCCTCAACCCCGGCACCACGACCGTGATCGGCAACGGCGTGGTGGTGGATCTCGACGTGTTCGCCGAGGAGCTGCAGACCCTCGTCTCCCGCGGGGTCGAGGTGCCGCACCCGCTGATCAGCGCCAATGCCCACATCATCACCGAGTACCACAAGGTGCTCGACAAGGTCACCGAACGTTTCCTGGGCAAGCGGCGCATCGGCACCACCGGACGTGGCGTCGGTCCCGCCTACTCCGACAAGGTCAACCGGATGGGGGTGCGTATCCAGGACATCTTCGACGAGTCGATCCTGCGGCAGAAGGTGGAGGCGGCCCTCGACCAGAAGAACCAGCTGCTGGTCAAGGTCTACAACCGCCGCCCCATCGAGGCCGATGCGATCGTCGAGGCGCTGCTGGCGCACGCCGAGAACATCCGGCCACACGTCATCGACTCGGGAAGGTTCATCAACGACGCCCTCGACCGCGGCGAGGTGGTGCTGTTCGAGGGAGCCCAGGCACACCATCTGGACGTCGACCACGGAACCTACCCGTACGTGACCTCGTCGAACCCGATCGCGGCGGGCGCCTGCACGGGAGCGGGCGTCGGTCCCACCCGCATCGACCGGACCATCGGCATCGCGAAGGCCTACACCACCCGTGTCGGCGAGGGGCCGTTCCCCACCGAACTGCATGACGAGGACGGCGACAGGCTGCGCCGCGACGGCGGCGAGTTCGGGGCCACTACGGGCAGGCCGCGCCGCTGCGGCTGGTTCGACGCGCTCGTGGTGGAACAGGCCGTGAAGATCAACGGCTTCACCGACGTCTTCCTCACCAAACTGGACGTTCTTTCCGGCTGGGAGAGGATCCCGGTGTGCGTGGCCTACGACGTCGACGGGACACGCCACGACGTGATGCCCGTCACCCAGTCCGACTTCCACCACGCCACACCGGTATACGAGGAGCTGCCCGGCTGGAGCGAGGACATCTCGGCCTGCCGTGACTTCGGGGAGCTGCCCGCGAACTGCCGGGCCTACGTGAAACGCCTGGAGGAGCTGATCGGTTGCCGCATCTCCGGGATCGGGGTCGGTCCGGGACGCGAACAGACCATCATCGTCAACGATCTCCTGTGA
- the purD gene encoding phosphoribosylamine--glycine ligase, with protein MTTVLLLGSGGREHALGRALVADPSVQLHAAPGNPGLAGIGTLHAVDPSDPAAVVALARRVGADLVVVGPEAPLVAGVADAVREAGIDCFGPSAAAAELEGSKAFAKDVMRAAGVPTASARVCATPGEAAAALDAYGPPYVVKNDGLAAGKGVVVTPDRAAALAHAEACGKVVIEEFLDGPELSLFAICDGVTAVPLLPAQDFKRVGDGDAGPNTGGMGAYCPLPWAPDGLVEEVMTQVIDPTLAEMRRRGTPFSGLLYAGLALTGRGVRVVEFNVRFGDPETQAVLALLETPLAGVLRAAARGELAGLPPLRWRDGAAVVVVEAARGYPGTPVGGGNIELPADTDRAWTVHAGTATIDGRLVASGGRVLGIVGLGEDLEQARGRAYDHLSRVNFPDGFHRTDIGIPH; from the coding sequence GTGACCACTGTTCTGCTTCTCGGCTCCGGCGGGCGCGAACACGCCCTGGGCCGCGCCCTCGTCGCCGATCCCTCCGTTCAGCTGCACGCCGCACCCGGGAATCCAGGGCTGGCCGGGATCGGGACCCTGCACGCCGTCGACCCCTCCGACCCCGCGGCCGTGGTCGCGTTGGCACGTCGGGTCGGGGCCGACCTGGTGGTCGTGGGACCGGAGGCGCCCCTGGTGGCGGGGGTGGCCGACGCCGTCCGGGAGGCCGGCATCGACTGCTTCGGCCCGTCCGCGGCGGCCGCCGAACTGGAGGGTTCCAAGGCCTTCGCCAAGGACGTGATGCGCGCCGCCGGGGTGCCGACCGCGTCCGCCCGCGTGTGCGCGACGCCCGGCGAGGCCGCCGCCGCCCTCGACGCCTACGGCCCGCCGTACGTCGTCAAGAACGACGGCCTGGCGGCAGGCAAGGGGGTCGTCGTCACCCCCGACCGCGCCGCCGCCCTGGCGCACGCCGAGGCCTGCGGGAAGGTGGTGATCGAGGAGTTCCTCGACGGACCGGAGCTCTCGCTGTTCGCGATCTGCGACGGCGTCACCGCGGTGCCGCTGCTGCCCGCCCAGGACTTCAAACGCGTCGGCGACGGCGATGCCGGCCCCAACACCGGCGGCATGGGGGCCTACTGCCCGCTGCCGTGGGCGCCGGACGGGCTCGTCGAGGAGGTCATGACCCAGGTGATCGACCCGACCCTGGCGGAGATGAGGCGTCGCGGTACGCCATTTTCCGGGCTGCTGTACGCGGGACTGGCATTGACCGGTCGCGGGGTGCGGGTGGTGGAGTTCAACGTCCGGTTCGGTGACCCCGAGACCCAGGCCGTCCTGGCACTGCTGGAAACCCCCCTCGCAGGTGTGCTGCGCGCCGCGGCCCGCGGCGAACTGGCCGGCCTGCCGCCGCTGCGGTGGCGTGACGGAGCCGCCGTGGTGGTCGTCGAGGCGGCGCGGGGCTACCCCGGCACCCCGGTCGGGGGAGGAAACATCGAGCTGCCCGCCGACACCGACCGCGCATGGACGGTGCACGCCGGGACGGCAACGATCGATGGGAGGCTCGTCGCATCCGGGGGACGGGTGCTGGGGATCGTCGGGCTGGGAGAGGACCTGGAACAGGCCCGCGGTCGCGCCTACGACCACCTGTCGCGGGTGAACTTCCCCGACGGCTTCCACCGCACCGACATCGGCATCCCGCACTGA
- a CDS encoding WD40 repeat domain-containing protein yields the protein MSIHPGSAAHLAMHAEVPPDEEVTLPARSGVQAWLQELAENELAMDRINPRELTQRIMQDAFGRYSLPPRVSGMLAASHLLRDADPQDRQGIRQLATAWFTSMPPSAVDESTWFVRQAVRRPQTPHLTLVGHAGDVTELSRCNARDGRTLLVSESDDATTRRWDPGTGEETDEPVDSPLSGIPARREATFTNAYGRTLLAVPDGNNVKITDRATGEEVGVPLRGHSFQVTAVSSFYGPAGRPLLASASRDHTIRIWDPASKSRPAARFVEQLDEMQVVTWFMAADGSPRVGTIRNTYDDVLQIWETDTGQWVGELNAHPGQLWTEARSVRFTARQCGQMLAIAEQESLRIWDLDSGQLVGEPLTGHAARINDILGWTTPFGEIRLATASSDGSIRLWDPVKGTQVGRSLTGHVGPVRALCTFNTRHGDAWLASVGDEGAIRIWDPDVGRPIGRPLKGPSCPMTCVVAFSAANGEPRLVTTGDDCIVRVWDPGNGRQLGRLSDGEENLCDVVLVGTNREGRTRLVTSGLDRSIRFWDIATGRMTYAMHALDYAETIISFRYGDLAVSLDDGWALLRLPPGV from the coding sequence ATGAGCATCCACCCGGGATCAGCTGCACATCTCGCCATGCACGCCGAGGTCCCCCCTGACGAGGAGGTTACGCTTCCCGCCCGGTCGGGGGTGCAGGCGTGGCTGCAGGAACTGGCCGAGAACGAACTCGCCATGGACCGCATCAATCCGCGTGAGTTGACCCAGCGGATCATGCAGGACGCCTTCGGGCGGTACTCATTGCCGCCCCGGGTCTCGGGGATGCTGGCCGCCAGCCATCTGCTGCGCGACGCGGACCCGCAGGACCGGCAGGGCATCCGGCAGCTCGCCACCGCCTGGTTCACATCCATGCCCCCGAGTGCCGTCGACGAGTCCACATGGTTCGTCCGGCAGGCCGTTCGGCGCCCCCAGACCCCGCATCTGACGTTGGTGGGACATGCCGGGGACGTCACCGAGCTCTCCAGGTGCAACGCCCGCGACGGCCGCACCCTGCTCGTCTCCGAGAGCGACGACGCCACCACGCGGCGCTGGGACCCCGGAACCGGCGAGGAGACCGACGAACCCGTCGACTCACCGCTGTCGGGCATCCCTGCCAGACGCGAGGCCACGTTCACCAACGCCTACGGCCGGACGCTGCTGGCGGTTCCCGACGGAAACAACGTCAAGATCACGGACCGCGCCACCGGCGAGGAGGTTGGGGTTCCGCTGCGCGGCCACAGTTTCCAAGTGACGGCCGTGTCCTCCTTCTACGGTCCCGCCGGCCGTCCGCTGCTGGCCTCCGCATCCCGCGACCACACCATCCGGATCTGGGACCCGGCCTCCAAGTCCCGTCCGGCGGCCAGATTCGTCGAGCAGCTGGACGAGATGCAGGTGGTCACCTGGTTCATGGCCGCCGATGGATCGCCCCGGGTCGGCACCATCCGGAACACCTACGACGACGTCCTCCAGATCTGGGAAACCGACACGGGCCAGTGGGTCGGGGAGTTGAACGCCCACCCCGGGCAACTGTGGACCGAGGCCCGCAGCGTCCGGTTCACCGCCCGGCAGTGCGGCCAGATGCTCGCCATCGCGGAGCAGGAGTCCCTGCGGATCTGGGATCTCGATTCGGGGCAGCTCGTCGGTGAACCCCTCACCGGGCACGCTGCGCGCATCAACGACATCCTGGGCTGGACCACCCCGTTCGGGGAGATCCGGCTTGCCACCGCCAGCAGCGACGGCAGCATCCGGCTCTGGGATCCGGTCAAGGGCACCCAGGTCGGCCGGTCGCTCACGGGCCACGTCGGACCGGTCAGGGCCCTGTGCACCTTCAACACCCGTCACGGCGACGCCTGGTTGGCCTCCGTCGGCGACGAGGGCGCCATCCGCATCTGGGACCCCGACGTGGGACGGCCGATCGGCAGGCCCCTGAAGGGGCCGTCCTGCCCGATGACCTGCGTGGTCGCTTTCTCCGCGGCAAACGGTGAACCCCGGTTGGTCACCACCGGGGACGACTGCATCGTCCGCGTCTGGGACCCGGGCAACGGACGGCAACTGGGTCGGCTCAGCGACGGCGAGGAGAATCTCTGCGATGTCGTGCTGGTGGGAACGAACCGGGAGGGCCGCACACGTCTGGTCACCTCGGGGCTCGACCGTTCCATCAGGTTCTGGGACATCGCGACCGGCAGGATGACCTACGCCATGCACGCCTTGGACTACGCCGAGACCATCATCTCGTTTCGTTACGGAGACCTGGCCGTGAGCCTCGACGACGGCTGGGCGTTGCTGCGGCTGCCGCCGGGGGTCTAG